One genomic window of Ruminococcus gauvreauii includes the following:
- the rpmA gene encoding 50S ribosomal protein L27: MLNMNLQLFAHKKGVGSTKNGRDSESKRLGAKRADGQFVKAGNILYRQRGTRIHPGVNVGRGKDDTLFALTDGVVRFERKGRDKKQVSIVPVSE; this comes from the coding sequence ATGTTGAATATGAACCTTCAGTTATTCGCACATAAAAAAGGTGTTGGTTCTACAAAGAACGGCAGGGATTCTGAATCCAAGAGATTAGGTGCAAAAAGAGCCGATGGACAGTTTGTAAAAGCAGGCAATATCCTTTACAGGCAGCGCGGAACAAGAATTCATCCAGGTGTGAATGTAGGACGCGGTAAAGACGATACACTGTTTGCATTGACAGATGGTGTTGTAAGATTCGAAAGAAAAGGAAGAGATAAGAAACAGGTTTCTATCGTTCCAGTATCAGAGTAA